The Nocardia arthritidis genome has a window encoding:
- the fmt gene encoding methionyl-tRNA formyltransferase, with translation MRVVFAGTPEPAVPSLRRLLESERHQVIAVVTRPDAVAGRGRKVMRSPVGRLADEYGVPVLTPRKPAEPEFVAQLTELAPDCCPVVAYGALLPQRVLDIPRYGWINLHFSLLPAWRGAAPVQAAIDAGDEITGASTFQIEAGLDTGPVFGVVTEKIAVTDTAGTLLDRLAETGARLLETTLDGVEDGSLQAIPQSTEGVSYAPKVNPEDGHIRWDLPALAICRRIRAVTPAPGAWTEINGARLKLGPVEMVPEALPERVIEVRKSGVYIGTATTAVRLNQVQPQGKRMMSALDWARGARLQPGAVVE, from the coding sequence ATGCGCGTCGTCTTCGCGGGTACGCCCGAGCCGGCGGTGCCGTCGCTGCGCAGACTGCTCGAATCCGAGCGTCACCAGGTGATCGCCGTGGTCACCAGGCCCGATGCGGTGGCCGGGCGCGGGCGCAAGGTGATGCGCTCACCGGTCGGCCGCCTCGCCGACGAATACGGCGTCCCGGTGCTGACGCCCCGGAAACCCGCCGAACCCGAATTCGTGGCCCAGCTCACCGAATTGGCGCCGGACTGCTGCCCGGTGGTGGCATACGGCGCGCTGCTGCCGCAGCGGGTGCTCGACATACCCCGGTACGGCTGGATCAACCTGCACTTCTCGCTGCTGCCCGCCTGGCGCGGCGCGGCGCCGGTGCAGGCGGCCATCGACGCGGGCGACGAGATCACCGGCGCGTCCACCTTCCAGATCGAGGCGGGCCTGGACACCGGGCCGGTCTTCGGCGTGGTGACCGAGAAGATCGCGGTCACCGATACCGCCGGCACCCTGCTCGACCGGCTCGCCGAAACCGGCGCCCGGCTGCTGGAAACCACCCTCGACGGTGTGGAAGATGGCTCACTGCAAGCGATTCCGCAGTCCACCGAGGGAGTTTCCTACGCGCCCAAGGTGAATCCGGAAGACGGCCACATCCGCTGGGACCTGCCCGCCCTCGCCATCTGCCGCCGCATCCGCGCGGTCACCCCCGCGCCCGGCGCATGGACCGAGATCAATGGCGCCCGCCTCAAGCTCGGCCCGGTCGAAATGGTGCCGGAGGCGCTGCCCGAGCGCGTCATCGAGGTGCGCAAATCCGGCGTATATATCGGCACGGCAACAACCGCCGTCCGACTGAATCAGGTTCAGCCCCAAGGCAAACGGATGATGTCCGCCCTGGACTGGGCGCGCGGCGCCCGCCTCCAGCCCGGCGCGGTCGTCGAATGA
- the def gene encoding peptide deformylase: MTIQPVRLFGDPILRARAAEVTEFDRELRQLVTDLLDTMYDDGGVGMAAPQIGIGLRVFVYDTGDAQGHLVNPRYEVVGTEEQIGPEGCLSIPGVRYDTRRALRVRVAGVDMHGAPVEFDAEGLLARCVQHETDHLDGVLFIDRLDPADRKAAMRTIRESDWFGAGITVRGSRAIGAAQGPFGRGR; encoded by the coding sequence GTGACCATTCAGCCCGTACGCCTGTTCGGCGATCCCATCCTGCGTGCCCGCGCCGCGGAGGTCACCGAGTTCGATCGCGAGCTGCGTCAGCTGGTCACGGACCTACTCGACACGATGTACGACGACGGCGGGGTCGGGATGGCCGCGCCGCAGATCGGGATCGGCCTGCGCGTCTTCGTCTACGACACCGGTGATGCGCAGGGCCATCTGGTGAACCCGCGCTACGAGGTGGTGGGCACGGAGGAGCAGATCGGGCCCGAGGGCTGCCTGTCGATACCCGGTGTGCGCTACGACACCAGACGGGCGCTACGGGTCCGGGTGGCCGGTGTCGATATGCACGGTGCGCCGGTCGAATTCGACGCCGAGGGGCTGCTCGCGCGCTGCGTACAGCACGAAACCGATCACCTGGACGGTGTGCTGTTCATCGATCGGCTCGATCCCGCGGACCGCAAGGCCGCGATGCGCACCATCCGCGAATCCGACTGGTTCGGGGCGGGTATCACGGTCCGCGGTTCGCGCGCGATCGGTGCCGCGCAGGGCCCGTTCGGACGGGGCCGCTGA
- a CDS encoding esterase/lipase family protein encodes MRQKGGARNWSVSQFRRAVLACALAGAVVGSGAATGNADPAGYRPPMIPTEAAPPQGDHLAAAVYIKAHPQAVPAGTNNFDCKPTREHPRPVVLAHGTDSTVYSDWSGIAPQLTAAGFCVFALNYGGAEGNPKTYGTEHMSLGAQQLGAFVDQVLAATHAEKVDMVGFSQGANVTRMYINKMGGAPKVDQWIGLASPTYGGVMYGLVPVVQAVPGGLDVFEKLTSVAAVEQAQGSPVMVELNRGGDTVPGVRYVTVGSKVDEMIQPFGNIALRGPGARNIALQDLCPEDQTGHFNMVYDPFVQQLLLQLLDPEHAPAPVCKSVALGTGIPQVIIAGHS; translated from the coding sequence ATGCGACAAAAGGGTGGCGCCCGGAATTGGAGCGTCTCACAATTCCGAAGAGCGGTGTTGGCGTGCGCGCTGGCCGGAGCCGTCGTCGGCTCCGGCGCGGCGACCGGTAATGCGGATCCGGCCGGGTACCGGCCGCCGATGATCCCCACCGAGGCCGCGCCGCCGCAGGGCGACCACCTGGCCGCCGCCGTTTACATCAAGGCGCATCCGCAGGCCGTGCCCGCAGGCACCAACAACTTCGACTGCAAGCCGACCCGCGAGCACCCCCGTCCGGTGGTGCTCGCGCACGGTACCGATTCGACCGTCTACTCCGATTGGTCCGGTATCGCGCCGCAGCTCACCGCGGCGGGCTTCTGTGTTTTCGCCCTCAATTACGGCGGCGCCGAGGGGAATCCGAAAACCTATGGTACGGAACACATGTCGTTGGGCGCGCAGCAGCTCGGCGCCTTCGTGGACCAGGTGCTCGCGGCCACCCATGCGGAAAAGGTCGACATGGTCGGATTTTCCCAGGGCGCCAACGTAACTCGGATGTACATCAACAAGATGGGCGGCGCGCCCAAGGTGGATCAGTGGATCGGCCTCGCCTCGCCGACCTACGGCGGCGTGATGTACGGCTTGGTGCCGGTGGTGCAGGCGGTCCCCGGCGGGCTCGATGTATTCGAGAAACTGACCTCGGTCGCCGCGGTGGAGCAGGCGCAGGGTTCGCCGGTGATGGTCGAGCTGAACCGCGGCGGCGACACCGTGCCCGGCGTACGATACGTCACCGTCGGCAGCAAGGTCGACGAGATGATCCAGCCGTTCGGCAACATTGCGCTGCGCGGGCCGGGTGCGCGCAATATCGCGCTGCAGGACCTGTGCCCCGAGGATCAGACCGGGCACTTCAACATGGTCTACGACCCGTTCGTCCAGCAACTGCTGCTGCAGCTGCTCGACCCGGAGCACGCACCGGCGCCGGTATGTAAATCGGTCGCGCTCGGCACCGGGATCCCACAGGTGATCATCGCCGGACACTCCTGA
- a CDS encoding PadR family transcriptional regulator, translating into MENKEYPDFGRRGRRRGPGHEEWEQFARHRHGRRGFGPEFGPGFGPGFGPGFGPHFGRGRGRGGRGRRGDVRAAVLLLLAERPMHGYELIQQIRERSEDIWRPSPGSIYPALAQLEDEGLVLIEKVAGRKTAQLTEAGTEYVEAHREELGDPWADVTQDVGAQAIDLRGLIGQLMGAVAQVAAAGTPEQAEKAAEVLTEARRSLYRILAEDDTPEN; encoded by the coding sequence ATGGAGAACAAGGAATACCCGGATTTCGGACGCCGCGGACGGCGTCGTGGCCCGGGACATGAGGAGTGGGAACAGTTCGCCCGGCATCGGCACGGCCGCCGCGGCTTCGGCCCCGAATTCGGGCCGGGCTTCGGTCCGGGATTCGGGCCCGGCTTCGGTCCGCACTTCGGTCGCGGCCGTGGTCGCGGCGGGCGGGGCAGGCGCGGCGACGTGCGGGCGGCGGTACTGCTGCTGCTCGCCGAGCGCCCGATGCACGGCTACGAGCTCATCCAGCAGATTCGTGAGCGCAGCGAGGACATCTGGCGGCCGAGCCCCGGATCGATCTACCCTGCCCTGGCGCAACTCGAGGACGAGGGGCTGGTGCTCATCGAGAAGGTGGCGGGTCGCAAGACCGCCCAATTGACCGAGGCCGGAACCGAATACGTCGAGGCGCACCGGGAAGAATTGGGCGATCCGTGGGCCGATGTCACCCAGGACGTCGGCGCGCAGGCCATCGACCTGCGCGGATTGATCGGCCAGCTGATGGGCGCGGTCGCGCAGGTCGCGGCGGCGGGCACCCCCGAGCAGGCGGAGAAGGCGGCCGAGGTGCTCACCGAGGCGCGGCGCTCGCTTTACCGAATCCTCGCCGAGGACGACACCCCCGAAAATTGA
- a CDS encoding carotenoid oxygenase family protein — protein sequence MGNRYLEGAFAPIRDEYTLTDLEVSGTIPGYLDGRYLRNGPNPVGDLDPALYHWFAGDGMVHGIRIRDGKAEWYRNRFVRGPVTSKALGEDFVVDPTTTSGVGANTNVIGHAGKTLALVEAGFAPYELDEELDTLGICDFDGTLTGGYTAHPKRDPGTGELHAVSYSFGRRNLVQYTVIGADGRARRAVDVEVTGNPMMHDFSLTEKYVVFYDLPVTFDTGLIVERMNVPRALRLPARLLLSALIGRVKLPNPPGSAEVTVPRDRRVPFRWNPKYPARVGVMPRAGGNADVRWFDIDPCFVFHPMNAYDDGETVVLDVVRYPKMFDVDRLGPNDGAPSLDRWIVDLADGKVRQTRLDDRPQEFPRIDERLVGRRYRYGYATGVTEGVAPDSVLLKHDLRGGTAVKSFGEGKHLGEFVFQPSAPDAAEDDGVLMGYVYDATTDRSDLAILDAATLETVASIHLPHRVPAGFHGNWVPTAS from the coding sequence ATGGGCAATCGGTATCTGGAGGGCGCGTTCGCGCCTATTCGCGACGAATACACGCTGACCGATCTGGAGGTCAGTGGAACGATTCCGGGCTACCTGGACGGCCGCTATCTGCGCAACGGGCCCAATCCCGTCGGCGACCTGGATCCCGCGCTGTACCACTGGTTCGCGGGCGACGGCATGGTCCACGGCATCCGGATCCGGGACGGCAAGGCGGAGTGGTACCGCAATCGCTTCGTGCGCGGCCCGGTGACGTCTAAGGCGCTGGGCGAGGATTTCGTCGTCGATCCGACCACCACCTCGGGCGTGGGCGCGAACACCAACGTAATCGGCCATGCCGGAAAGACTTTGGCGCTGGTCGAGGCGGGATTCGCCCCCTACGAGCTGGACGAGGAACTGGACACGCTCGGCATCTGTGATTTCGACGGCACGCTGACCGGCGGATATACCGCGCACCCGAAGCGCGATCCGGGCACCGGCGAACTGCACGCGGTTTCTTATTCGTTCGGGCGCCGGAATCTGGTGCAGTACACGGTGATCGGCGCCGACGGGCGGGCTCGGCGGGCCGTCGACGTCGAGGTCACCGGCAATCCGATGATGCACGATTTCTCGCTGACCGAGAAGTACGTCGTCTTCTACGATCTGCCGGTCACCTTCGATACGGGCCTCATCGTCGAACGGATGAATGTGCCACGCGCCCTTCGCCTACCGGCCAGGTTGCTGCTGTCGGCGCTGATCGGGCGGGTGAAGTTGCCGAATCCACCCGGGTCGGCGGAGGTCACGGTTCCGCGCGATCGCCGGGTACCCTTCCGCTGGAATCCGAAATACCCTGCGCGCGTGGGTGTTATGCCGCGCGCGGGCGGCAATGCCGATGTGCGCTGGTTCGATATCGACCCCTGTTTCGTCTTCCATCCGATGAACGCCTACGACGACGGCGAGACGGTCGTACTCGATGTGGTGCGCTATCCGAAGATGTTCGATGTCGATCGGCTCGGCCCGAACGACGGTGCGCCGTCGCTGGATCGCTGGATCGTCGATCTCGCCGACGGCAAGGTGCGCCAGACTCGGCTGGACGATCGGCCGCAGGAATTCCCGCGGATCGATGAGCGCCTGGTGGGCAGGCGGTACCGCTACGGGTACGCCACCGGCGTGACCGAGGGGGTCGCACCCGATTCTGTACTGCTCAAGCACGATCTGCGCGGCGGCACCGCGGTGAAATCGTTCGGAGAAGGAAAACACCTGGGGGAGTTCGTCTTCCAGCCTTCCGCGCCCGACGCCGCGGAGGACGACGGCGTGCTCATGGGCTACGTATACGACGCGACGACCGATCGCAGTGATCTGGCCATTCTCGATGCCGCGACGCTGGAGACGGTCGCGAGCATTCATCTGCCGCACCGCGTCCCCGCCGGATTCCACGGGAACTGGGTGCCGACGGCGTCCTGA
- a CDS encoding TetR/AcrR family transcriptional regulator, giving the protein MVKHASRQTNTRERLLAAGLRLLEDAGPEALQARRVAAEIGASTMAVYTHFGGMTGLLESVAEEAFSRFSAAMAAVPRSDDPMADLFRVGRAYREYALANPQRYRLMFGPTAPGTPYRPGVDLTTARTPNPLRDPAFGQLLELIERMIAAGRIRADPALDVAGRLWSLTHGVVTLEITGYFGTGGNTFGQILGPAFVDLFVGMGDERARVESSLRSALA; this is encoded by the coding sequence ATGGTGAAACATGCTTCGCGGCAAACGAATACGCGGGAACGGCTGCTGGCGGCCGGACTCCGGCTACTGGAGGACGCCGGCCCGGAAGCCCTGCAGGCCCGCCGGGTCGCGGCCGAGATCGGCGCGTCGACGATGGCCGTGTACACCCACTTCGGCGGGATGACCGGACTGCTGGAATCGGTTGCCGAGGAAGCGTTCTCGCGCTTCTCGGCGGCTATGGCCGCGGTCCCCCGCAGCGACGATCCGATGGCGGACCTCTTCCGCGTCGGCCGGGCGTATCGCGAATACGCCCTCGCCAACCCGCAGCGCTACCGGCTGATGTTCGGACCCACCGCACCGGGAACCCCCTACCGCCCCGGCGTCGACCTCACCACGGCACGGACACCGAATCCGTTGCGCGACCCCGCTTTCGGGCAACTCCTCGAGTTGATCGAGCGGATGATCGCGGCGGGCCGCATCCGCGCGGATCCGGCACTCGACGTCGCGGGACGGCTGTGGAGCCTCACCCACGGCGTCGTCACGCTGGAGATCACCGGGTATTTCGGTACAGGCGGAAACACATTCGGGCAGATCCTCGGACCCGCCTTCGTCGACCTGTTCGTCGGCATGGGCGACGAACGCGCCCGCGTCGAGAGCTCGCTGCGGTCCGCATTGGCGTGA
- a CDS encoding TetR/AcrR family transcriptional regulator produces the protein MANSAASSKVGKRERLAAAAAEVFHRQGVEKTTIADIARAAEVPVGNVYYYFKTKDQLVQAAIGTHERTIRGIIAELEKHATPRDRLRALVRCWVEQRGLAVEFGCPSGTLATELDKRADGLDRELAEVIRVLVDWAEEQFAAMGRADARELAVALVAAYQGISLLTNTFRDPELMRTEGARLERWIDSLAA, from the coding sequence ATGGCTAACTCAGCGGCGTCGTCGAAGGTGGGCAAGCGGGAGCGGTTGGCGGCCGCGGCCGCCGAGGTGTTTCACCGGCAGGGTGTGGAGAAGACCACCATCGCGGATATCGCGCGCGCCGCCGAGGTGCCGGTCGGCAACGTCTACTACTACTTCAAGACCAAGGATCAGCTCGTCCAGGCGGCGATCGGCACGCACGAGCGCACCATCCGCGGGATCATCGCGGAGCTGGAAAAGCATGCGACGCCGCGGGATCGCTTGCGGGCGCTGGTGCGCTGTTGGGTGGAACAGCGCGGGCTGGCCGTCGAATTCGGTTGTCCATCAGGAACTCTGGCCACCGAACTGGATAAGCGCGCCGACGGTCTGGATCGGGAACTGGCCGAGGTGATACGGGTGCTCGTCGATTGGGCCGAGGAGCAGTTCGCCGCGATGGGCCGCGCCGACGCGCGGGAGCTCGCTGTCGCACTCGTCGCCGCGTACCAGGGAATTTCACTGCTCACCAATACTTTTCGCGATCCAGAGCTGATGCGCACGGAGGGTGCGCGGCTGGAGCGCTGGATCGATTCGCTGGCGGCCTGA
- a CDS encoding SDR family oxidoreductase: MIVVTGATGNIGSNLVRILAESGARVTAISRGSKDFRLPDGVRHHTADLAEPQTLAPALDGAEALFVLISGDQLIDGPAPERLLDLARAGGVRRVVFVSSLGVVTRPDADGYARLAAFEKALRASDFTWTILRPGGFYTNTYAWAESVRTARTVAAPFGDIGLPSVDPADIAAVAAAALRTDDHAGQTYTLTGPAVVTPREQSADLGAALGDSVRFVELTRDQAQAGMRQFMPAAVVEHTLSILGEPTPEELAVSIDIERILGRPATGYAEWARRNRAAFA, encoded by the coding sequence ATGATCGTGGTGACCGGAGCAACCGGCAATATCGGCTCGAACCTCGTCCGCATCCTCGCCGAATCCGGTGCGCGGGTGACGGCGATCTCCCGCGGCAGCAAGGATTTCCGGCTGCCCGACGGGGTGCGCCACCACACCGCCGATCTGGCCGAGCCGCAAACCCTTGCCCCCGCCCTGGACGGCGCCGAGGCGCTATTCGTGCTCATCAGCGGCGACCAGCTGATCGATGGCCCCGCGCCGGAGCGGCTGCTCGATCTCGCGCGAGCCGGTGGGGTGCGGCGGGTGGTGTTCGTATCCTCGCTCGGCGTGGTGACGCGACCGGACGCGGACGGTTACGCCCGGCTCGCGGCCTTCGAAAAAGCCCTGCGGGCAAGCGATTTCACCTGGACAATCCTGCGGCCGGGCGGCTTCTACACCAATACGTACGCCTGGGCCGAATCGGTGCGCACCGCGCGGACCGTGGCCGCGCCCTTCGGCGATATCGGGCTGCCATCCGTCGACCCCGCCGATATCGCGGCGGTGGCGGCCGCGGCACTGCGCACCGACGACCATGCGGGGCAGACATATACCTTGACCGGCCCCGCGGTCGTCACCCCGCGCGAGCAGTCCGCCGATCTCGGTGCGGCACTGGGTGATTCGGTGCGGTTCGTCGAGCTCACCCGCGACCAGGCCCAGGCGGGCATGCGGCAGTTCATGCCCGCCGCCGTCGTCGAGCACACCCTGTCCATCCTCGGCGAGCCGACGCCGGAGGAACTGGCGGTGAGCATCGATATCGAGCGCATCCTCGGCCGCCCCGCCACCGGCTACGCGGAGTGGGCGCGCCGGAATCGCGCGGCGTTCGCGTAA
- a CDS encoding YqeB family protein translates to MTTSTAPTTLRLPRVWAWVFTLAGLMLGAGVGAALPPIGHWLVDTIEIAPGWLRLALTVPSVWLMPIGAAVGLIGGLILAGIAHEESLVLTVSPDHVELSQNGRERFVPRDRVAAVFREDDDLVLVDRNRMRLARFGAGDLGRGDVETAFRLHGYPWVGENDPYATEFTRWMDGRPEIDDAVHCLLRARRRAIADKKPLEVEALDEKLAEHGVDVRDRKGVQQIRLIADRT, encoded by the coding sequence ATGACGACATCGACCGCACCGACCACCCTGCGCCTGCCCAGGGTCTGGGCCTGGGTTTTCACACTGGCCGGGCTGATGCTCGGCGCCGGCGTCGGAGCGGCGCTCCCGCCGATCGGGCACTGGCTGGTCGACACGATCGAAATCGCCCCTGGCTGGCTGCGTTTGGCGCTCACCGTGCCGTCGGTCTGGCTGATGCCGATCGGCGCGGCCGTCGGGTTGATCGGCGGGTTGATCCTGGCGGGCATCGCCCACGAGGAGAGCCTGGTGCTGACGGTTTCCCCCGACCACGTCGAGCTGTCCCAGAACGGGCGCGAGCGATTCGTTCCGCGCGATCGGGTGGCGGCCGTATTCCGCGAGGACGACGATCTGGTGCTGGTCGACCGAAACCGAATGCGGTTGGCCCGCTTCGGTGCGGGCGACCTCGGCCGCGGCGATGTCGAAACCGCCTTCCGCCTGCACGGCTATCCGTGGGTGGGTGAGAACGACCCGTACGCAACGGAATTCACCCGCTGGATGGACGGCAGGCCGGAGATCGACGACGCGGTCCACTGCCTGCTGCGCGCCCGCCGCCGCGCCATCGCCGACAAGAAACCCCTCGAGGTGGAGGCGCTGGACGAGAAGCTCGCCGAGCACGGTGTCGACGTCCGGGACCGCAAGGGCGTCCAGCAGATTCGCCTCATCGCCGACCGGACCTGA
- a CDS encoding TetR/AcrR family transcriptional regulator produces MARSVDPNRVAERRASIVRVAANLFATHGYDRTTAAQIAKAAGLSSGSVFYYFQDKAAVFRAIFESSIPEHAQLISRHIDRIDCVAAILDLVEELAAEALDPAAPGLMVELLRRIDHDPDLTAVVLEDARRSAEALTVLLRRGSDQGQLDPGFPPEETARWILAVVDAAFLNADPAHPHDPRPLVRATVSRLLRPIGTEDR; encoded by the coding sequence GTGGCCAGAAGTGTTGATCCGAATCGGGTGGCTGAGCGGCGCGCGTCGATCGTGCGGGTGGCGGCGAATCTGTTCGCGACGCACGGGTACGACCGGACGACCGCCGCGCAGATCGCGAAGGCGGCCGGGCTCAGCTCGGGCAGCGTGTTCTATTACTTCCAGGACAAGGCCGCGGTGTTCCGGGCGATTTTCGAATCATCGATTCCCGAACACGCGCAACTGATTTCGCGACATATCGACCGAATTGATTGTGTCGCCGCAATACTCGACCTCGTCGAGGAACTCGCCGCGGAGGCGCTCGACCCGGCGGCGCCCGGACTGATGGTGGAGCTGCTGCGGCGCATCGATCACGACCCGGACCTGACGGCCGTTGTCCTGGAGGACGCCCGGCGCAGTGCCGAGGCGCTGACCGTGCTGTTGCGCCGCGGGAGCGATCAGGGGCAGCTCGATCCCGGATTCCCGCCGGAGGAAACGGCGCGCTGGATTCTCGCCGTGGTCGACGCGGCCTTCCTGAACGCCGACCCCGCACACCCGCACGACCCCCGCCCGCTCGTGCGGGCCACCGTATCCCGCCTGTTGCGTCCGATCGGAACGGAGGACCGATGA
- a CDS encoding GbsR/MarR family transcriptional regulator produces the protein MPGSRLTHRDRRAIAEGLAADLSYTEIAKRLDRPTSTVTREVMRNGGPNDYRPDRAQRAAQQRTRRRRNTTTAPPRTPVAHVPGRDPEAVEEFTARLTELLTGTGMPRMTAAVLSCLYTTDTGSLSSAELVDRLRVSPASISKAVGYLENQELIRRTRDAGRRDRYVIDDDVWLRATLASARMNEVLADVARDGVDVFGAATPAGARLLDMGNFLNQVCRDLIRTAEQWRHTSGSPVDLREEATWDETPSSGS, from the coding sequence ATGCCGGGCAGCAGGCTCACCCACCGAGACCGTCGTGCGATCGCCGAGGGGCTGGCCGCTGACCTGTCCTACACCGAGATCGCCAAACGGCTGGACCGGCCGACCTCCACGGTCACCCGCGAAGTGATGCGCAATGGCGGTCCCAATGACTACCGGCCCGACCGCGCGCAGCGCGCCGCCCAACAACGGACTCGGCGTCGCCGCAACACCACGACCGCCCCGCCGCGCACCCCGGTAGCCCATGTACCGGGACGCGACCCCGAGGCCGTCGAGGAATTCACCGCGCGACTGACCGAGCTGCTGACAGGCACCGGTATGCCCCGGATGACGGCGGCCGTACTGTCCTGCTTGTACACCACCGATACCGGCAGCCTCTCCAGTGCTGAGCTGGTGGACCGACTGCGGGTCAGTCCGGCCTCGATCTCCAAGGCCGTCGGCTACCTCGAGAATCAAGAACTCATCCGCCGCACACGGGATGCCGGACGCCGCGACCGCTACGTCATCGATGACGATGTCTGGCTCCGAGCCACACTCGCCAGCGCCCGGATGAACGAGGTACTGGCCGACGTCGCTCGCGACGGTGTCGATGTATTCGGGGCGGCGACACCGGCCGGGGCTCGGCTGCTCGACATGGGGAACTTCCTGAATCAGGTTTGCCGGGACCTCATCCGCACCGCCGAACAGTGGCGCCATACCTCCGGAAGCCCGGTCGACCTACGCGAAGAGGCAACCTGGGACGAAACACCGAGCTCCGGTAGCTAA
- a CDS encoding serine hydrolase domain-containing protein — protein MNTTGHTATVQHVLEQAVTQQNYPGAFAQIRDGESTSFLSAGVADTGSGRPAGPRDQFRVGSITKTFTATLILQLAAEYKLSLDDTVEQWLPGLVQGNGHDGRKITIRQLLNHTSGIFGYTMDERLLESHWTPELLEHRFDKFTPEELVRIAVSHPADFEPGTQWGYSNTNFVVAAMIVERASGLSYAEAIEYRISRALKLTDTYAPGSDTGFRGPHVRNYSTLMVTDPQAPIHDVTEISPSYAFGVGEIISTADDLTTFLGALLGGRILPPAQLDEMLTMTPVPDGTWLDGYSYGLGISSVMLPNGTTVYGHGGMIFGTWSYLYGTKDGHRTVAQNVNGDWGMPPMGIFIDLLDAAFTTNE, from the coding sequence ATGAACACCACCGGTCACACCGCCACCGTCCAGCACGTGTTGGAACAAGCCGTGACGCAACAGAACTACCCCGGCGCCTTCGCCCAGATCCGCGACGGCGAGTCCACGTCCTTCCTGTCAGCGGGCGTCGCCGACACCGGCAGCGGCCGACCCGCGGGACCGCGCGACCAGTTCCGGGTCGGCAGCATCACCAAGACCTTCACCGCGACCCTGATCCTGCAACTGGCCGCCGAGTACAAGCTCAGCCTCGACGACACCGTCGAGCAGTGGCTACCGGGGCTGGTGCAGGGCAACGGCCACGACGGGCGCAAGATCACTATCCGGCAGCTGCTCAACCACACCAGCGGGATCTTCGGTTACACCATGGACGAACGCTTGCTCGAATCACACTGGACACCTGAACTGCTCGAGCATCGCTTCGACAAGTTCACCCCCGAAGAGCTGGTACGAATTGCCGTATCCCATCCCGCCGACTTCGAACCCGGCACCCAATGGGGTTACTCCAACACGAACTTCGTCGTCGCCGCGATGATCGTCGAACGCGCCTCGGGTCTGTCCTATGCCGAGGCCATCGAATACCGGATCAGCCGTGCACTGAAGCTGACCGACACCTATGCGCCCGGTTCCGACACCGGTTTCCGCGGTCCGCACGTGCGCAATTACTCGACGCTCATGGTCACCGACCCGCAAGCCCCGATCCACGATGTCACCGAGATCAGCCCGTCCTACGCCTTCGGCGTCGGCGAAATCATTTCCACCGCAGACGATCTCACGACATTTCTCGGTGCCCTACTCGGCGGACGCATCCTGCCGCCCGCCCAGCTCGACGAGATGCTGACCATGACACCCGTCCCCGACGGCACCTGGCTGGACGGCTACAGCTACGGACTCGGCATCTCGTCGGTGATGTTGCCCAACGGCACCACTGTTTACGGACACGGCGGAATGATCTTCGGCACCTGGTCGTACTTGTACGGCACGAAGGACGGTCACCGCACCGTCGCCCAAAACGTCAACGGCGACTGGGGCATGCCACCCATGGGAATCTTCATCGACCTGCTCGACGCGGCATTCACGACCAACGAATGA